In Novosphingobium kaempferiae, the DNA window ATCTCATCCGCCGGGAATTCACGCTCCGCGAGAATGTTGAGCATTTCGCGGCCGACATTCCCCGTCGCACCGACGACGACAACCCGGTAACCCATGGCAAGATCCTTTCGCGCAGCCTGGACGGGCGCGAAGTAGTCGTCCGGCAGCACAAGGGCAAGTCAGGCCGCCGCAGAAACCTCGGAAGTCGACACGGTTCGCCGCACGAAGGGTTGCCGCTTCCAGTAGGTCAGCGAACGCCACACCCATTCCAGCGGCCCGCTGAGGTAGAAGCGCAGCCAGATGTTGGCGAGGACCAGCATCACGATGTCGATCACGGTCGCGGCCAACGCCAGTTCCGCCCAGCCAAACCGGTTCCACAGGCCAAGGCCCCAGGGCGCGAAGACGAACCACAAGGTGGCGATGCTGGTCAGGATATAGATCGAGAATGCCGTGCGCCCGACCGCCTTGAAGGGAGACAGCAGCCCTCGCCCGACGCCGCTCTTCATGAGCAGGTTAATGAGCCCGACATGCCCCAGCGTGACGGCGAGCCGCGCGAACTCCCCGGTGATCCAGCCCGAGTGCGGTGCCAGCGTGAAGCGGAAGATCTGCGTCACATCCCACGCTCTGAGCCCGCAGCCCACGGCATAGGCGGCGATAGCGAGCGCTGCGTAGAAACCCGCCGAGCGTTCGCCCTGAATGACGCCCCACTTGAACAGCGCCATGCCGATGAACATGCCGCAGACTGCCTCCAGCACGCTGAAGAACGTACCGTTGCCGTCACCGAAGACCTTGTTCCAGACGAACCAGGAATAGAGGACGTACTGATGCGGCCAGCCGTCGCGCGCCTTGCGCTCGGCATCGATCATCGCCTGTGCCTTGGGACTGGGCGGCTTGGCGAGATTGAGCGACGCGCGCTTCTCCTGCCATTTCTCCAGCGTCTTCTTGTCCTCGGCGGACAGTTTCGCGCCGGACGCCTGCTTGCGTTCGAGCACTTCTGCCTGATGGATCTTGCCGACACGTTCGTTGTACCCGACCACACCGCCACCGCCCGGCCAGCCGATGGCGGATATGGCTGCGAAGGCCAGCCCCATGGCGAGCAGAGCCTTGGGCGGTGCCTTGCGGAACGGGAACAGCAGCAAGGCCGCCAGACCATACGTAAGCAGGATATCGCCGATCCAGGCGATGACGAAGATGTCGAGCAGGCCGAACAGCATGAGCAGGAGGTTGCGGCGATAGTAGAGGTCGGCGACAACCACCGGATCGTCCGGCTTCATGGCCTTCGCAGTGAAGACCATCACGCCCGCGCCGAACAGCATCTCGAACAGTCCGCGCTGCGTGCCTTCCCAGAAGATCTGGATGGTCGCCCATGTGACCTGATCGGCGGCGCTCCATGAAAGGCGGCGGATGTCGTTCATCCAGGCCGTGACATTGGTGCCCATGAAAGGGATGTTCATGTAGAGGATGCCGAGAATGGCAATCCCCCGCGTGACGTCGATGACGTCGATACGCGCACGCCCCCTCACCGGGCCGAAATCTGCGGCTTCGCCCACCATAGCTGCCCCACCGATATTTATCGCTGGAGTGTAAGTGTGCGCCGGACACCGGTCAATCGGACGAAAAACACCAACCGATGACAAATGCTGCCAGATTGGATGTGGAACTATTCAGAGTTCTGGAAACAGGTCCATTTGGGCCGTCTTAAACCATTCTGAATGTTGGACGCGATGTCGCCGGAGCAATCAGAACGAGAGCGTATATAACACAAAAATACGCCGTGCTCGACGAGCGACGGCGTATCCGTGAAATCGAGCAAGCCGATAGACGTTCGTAGTCCCCCTCTCCCGCGTGCAGGAGAGGGGGACTACGTTCAGTGCGCGGTCGCGGCCGGTGACGGCTGATGCGGCTGCGGTGCCGCGGCCAGTTCGTCCGCCTCGGTCCATTCGATCGCGGTGAGCGGTTCGGTCAGTGCCTTGGCCAGCACCTCGTCGACGTGGCTGACGGGGATGATGTCGAGTCCCTGCTTCACGTTGTCGGGGATTTCCGCCAGATCCTTGCGGTTCTCCTCCGGGATCAGCACCGTGGTGATGCCGCCGCGCAGGGCCGCGAGCAGCTTTTCCTTGAGCCCTCCGATCGGCAGCACCCGGCCGCGCAGGGTGACTTCGCCGGTCATGGCGACGTCCTTGCGCACCGGATTGCCGGTCAGCGTTGACACGATCGACGTCACCATGCCGATGCCCGCCGAAGGACCATCCTTGGGCACCGCGCCTTCGGGCAGGTGGATGTGGATATCCTTCTTGTGGAACACGCTCGGCTTGATGCCATAGGCGGGCGAGCGGGCGCGCACGAAGCTGAACGCGGTCGAGATCGACTCGTTCATCACGTCGCCCAGCTTGCCGGTCGCCTTGATCGCGCCCTTGCCGGGAACGGTCACGCTTTCGATCGTCAGCAGTTCGCCGCCCACTTCGGTCCAGGCGAGTCCGGTGACCGCACCGACCTGATGCTCTTCCTCGCCGACGCCGTGGCGGAACTTGCGCACGCCCGCGAACTCCGCGAGGTTTTCCGGCGTGATCGTGACCTGCTTGGCCTTGCCTTCGAGGATCTGACGCAGCGACTTGCGCGCCAGTCGCGCGACTTCACGCTCCAGCGTGCGCACGCCTGCCTCACGGGTATAGTAGCGGATCAGATCGCGCAGGCCATCCTGGGTCAGCGTGAACTCACCCTTCTTGAGCCCGTGCGCCTCCACCTGCTTGCGGATCAGGTGACGCTCGGCGATCTCGACCTTCTCGTCCTCGGTGTAACCTTCGAGGCGGATGATCTCCATGCGGTCGAGCAGCGGCTGCGGCAGGTTCAGGCTGTTCGCGGTGCAGACGAACATCACGTCCGACAGGTCGATGTCGAGTTCGAGGTAATGATCCTGGAACTTGGCGTTCTGCTCCGGATCAAGCACTTCGAGCAGCGCCGAGGCCGGATCGCCACGGAAGTCCTGACCAAGCTTGTCGATCTCGTCGAGCAGGAACAGCGGGTTGGACTTGCCCGCCTTGCGCAGGTTCGTGACGATCTTGCCCGGCAGCGAGCCGATATAGGTACGGCGGTGACCGCGAATCTCGGCCTCGTCGCGCACGCCGCCCAGCGACTGGCGGATGAACTCACGCCCGGTCGCCTTGGCGATCGACTTGCCCAGCGAGGTCTTGCCGACGCCCGGAGGACCGACGAGGCACAGGATCGGCCCCTTCAGCTTGTTGGTGCGCGCCTGCACCGCCAGATACTCGACGATGCGGTCCTTGACCTTGTCGAGCGCGTAGTGATCGGCGTCGAGGATCTCCTGCGCCGACGAGATGTCGCGCTTGAGCTTGCTCTTCTTGCCCCACGGCAAGCCCAGCAGCACGTCGAGGTAGTTGCGGATGACGGTCGCCTCGGCGCTCATCGGCTGCATCGACTTGAGCTTCTTCAGCTCGGTGGTCGCCTTTTCCCTGGCTTCCTTGGAGAGCTTGGTCTTCTCGATCTTCTCGGCGAGCTCCTGAAGCTCGTTGCCCTCGTCACCCTCGCCGCCGCCGAGCTCCGACTGGATCGCCTTGAGCTGCTCGTTGAGGTAATACTCGCGCTGGGTCTTTTCCATCTGGCGCTTCACGCGCCCACGGATCTTGCGCTCGACCTGCAGGACGCCGAGTTCGCCTTCCATGAAGGAATAGACCATTTCCAGGCGCTTGAGCGGGTCGGCCTCGGACAGGACGGCCTGCTTGTCGGACACCTTGGCCGACAGCTGCGCTGCAACCGTGTCCGCCAGCTTAGCCGCGTCCTCGATGTCGCCGAGCTGTTCGCCCGCGTCCTGGCTCAGCTTCTTGTTGAGCTTGGCGTATTCGTTGAACTGGTCGACGACGGTGCGCATCATCGCCGCAACTTCGGTGCCTTCGGCCTCGGTCGGCTCGATCAGCTCGACACCGGCGACCAGCATCTCGCCCTCTTCCGTCGTCTCGGAGCGCAGCGTCTCCAGACGGGCGCGGTCCTGGCCCTCGACCAACACGCGCACGGTGCCATCCGGCAGCTTGAGCAGCTGGAGAACACTGGCGACCACGCCGGTGTCGTAGAGATCGTCGCGATCCGGGTCGTCGCAGCCGGGATCGAGCTGCGCGAGCAGGAAGATGTCCTTGTCGCCGGCCATCGCGGCTTCGAGCGCGGCCACGGATTTCTCACGGCCAACGAAGAGGGGCACGACCATGCCCGGGAAGACGACGATGTCACGCAGCGGCAGAAGCGGAAGCAGGTTCAAAGCAGTATCCAGTTCATCACGCGCGGAAGAACGCCTTGCGGCCCTCCCCCGGCTATCGCGCAGAATATGGGGTCTTTGCGCCGCCATGCAATCTTTTGTAGGTGAAAGGCCGTGGAAACCGGGCCGTTCGCTACTGGTATCTACGCCCCGAAACGGGACCAGGCATCAAGAGCCGGGTCCGAATCCGAGTGAATTTTCCGACGGGTATGGACCCATTGCTCGCGAGAGCCATGCACGGCCCCCATGCAAGCTCGAGGCGAGCGCGCGACGCAATGCCGCGAAACGCCCGCCCCGAAATTTTCCGAGCGTTCTCAGAATGGCAGCTTGAAGCCCGGCGGCAGGCCCATGCCCTGCTGCGCCTTGGCGAGCTCCTCGTTGGCGACCGAGTCCGCCTTCACGCGCGCGTCGTTGTAGGCGGCGGCGATCAGATCCTCGAGGATCGGCTTTTCGCTGGCGACCATCAGGCTGTCGTCGATCGCCACGCCGATCACGCGGCCCTTGGCCGAGCAGCGGATCTTGACGAGACCGCCGCCCGAAAGACCCTCGACCTCGAGCTGGTCGAGTTTGCCCTGGGTTTCGTTCATCTGCTTCTGGATGGTCTCGGCGGCCTGCTGGGCAGCCTGGATCATCTCTTCCATCGACTTCATCTCAACGTCTCCAATTGCGACCGCCGCCACCGATGGCGGCCTGACGGTCCTCCTGAATCAATTCGGCGCCGGGGAACGCGGCCAGCGTCGCCTCGACGAGCGGCGAGGTGCGCAGCGCATCGGCGTCGGCAGCCTTCTTCACCTCATGGACCTCGACGAGCGTGGGCGCGCCTTCGGCCGAGACCTTCTCCACCTGCCAGCGTTCGCCGGTAGCCGCCTGAAGCCCGCCGCGCAGTACGCCGACGATATCCTCGTTGAAGCCGGGCGGCTGGGTATAGCGCAGGATTCCCGGGGCAAGCTCCACCACGCGCACCTGCATCCGCATGGTGTTGGCCGCCGACATCTCGCCCGCATGCTCGACATCGTCGACCAGTGCTTCCCAGCGCGGGGAAACCGCTGCCGGAGCCGAAGCCGCCGGACCGGAAGGCGCAGCCCCGCCGTCCTGCACGACCGGAGCCGCAGGCGCGCGCGCGGCGATCTCCTCCAGCTTGCGCACCAGCGCGCCGGGATCGGGCATGTCGGTCGCGTGCATGATCCGCAGCAGCGCCATCTGCGCCGCAACCAGCGGATCGGGCGCGGACTTCACTTCGTCATGCCCCTTGAGCAGCAGTTGCCAGAGGCGATGGATCTGGCCGGCGCGCAGCGCCTTGGCCCAGCCCTCGATCGCCTCGCGCTCCTCGGTCGAGTGCGCCTCGGCGCTGCCGCTGACTTGCGCCACGGCGACCCGGTGCGTCAGTTCCATCAGCCCGCGCATCAGCGCGATCGGCTCGACGCCGAGCGCGAACTGGTGCGCCACCAGATCGAGCAGTTCGCCACCCTTGCCGTCGAGGATCGCGGCGATGAGCTTCCTCTGCACGCTCTTGTCCGAAAGGCCGAGCATGTCGCGCACCTTGTCGGCGCGGACCTGGCCTTCGCCGTCCAGATCGGCATGGGCGATAGCCTGGTCGAGGATCGACAGGCCGTCACGCACCGAGCCCTCGGCAGCCGCGGCGACCATGGCGAGCGCCTCGGCCTCGGCCTCGACGCCTTCCTTGGCGCAGACATTGGCGAAGTGCCCCGCCAGCATCGGGGCGGGAATGCGCCGCAAGTCGAAGCGCTGGCAGCGCGACAGCACCGTCACCGGCAGCTTGTCGACTTCGGTCGTCGCGAAGAGGAACTTCACATGCGCCGGGGGCTCCTCAAGCGTCTTGAGCAGCGCGTTGAAGGCGTTGCGCGAGAGCATGTGGACTTCGTCGATGATGTAGATCTTGTAACGCGCAGAGACGGCGGCATAGCGCACGGCCTCGATGATCTCGCGCACGTCGTCGACGCCGGTGTGGCTGGCGGCATCCATCTCGATCACATCGATGTGGCGCCCTTCGGCGATGGCGATGCAGGGCTCGCACTTGCCGCAAGGGTCGATCGTCGGACCGCCCTGCCCGTCGGGGCCAATGCAGTTCAGGGCCTTGGCAATGAGGCGCGCAGTCGAGGTCTTGCCGACACCGCGCACGCCGGTCATCAGGAAGGCATGCGCCAGCCGGTCGCGCTTGATCGCATTGGCGAGGGTCTGCACCATCGCCTCCTGCCCGATCAGTTCGGCGAAAGTCTGTGGGCGATACTTGCGCGCGAGTACCCGGTAGGGCTGCGCGGGAGCGCCGGACGGAGCCTTGGCTGCGGGGGCTTCGAAAGGCTCGGCCTGAGCGGGGACGGGAGCGGGTTTGGGCGCTTCGGCGAACATCGCCGCCTGCCCGGCGGCTTCGAGTTCCGCGGCGCTCGGCTTCGGCTCCGGCGCAGGCTCGGGATCGCCGAACATCGACTGCTGCCCCGCCGCCTCCAGTTCGGCGGCGTCGGGCGCATCGTCGTCCCGGTCATCGTCATCCCAGGGGGGCGTGTCGCCGAACATGTCGCGTGAATCGTCCATCGTCGCGCAAACTAGGGACTGGCGGCCCGGATGTCAGGGGGAAAGCGCCATGTTCCACAGCCTTCGCGCCGCGATGAGCACAAAGGCATGCATATTCAGCGATGTGAAGAAATGAAGGAGCCGAACGACCCGCCGCAACCCGTTGTGGCTGCTTCCTTCCGGACCTGACCAAG includes these proteins:
- a CDS encoding YbaB/EbfC family nucleoid-associated protein, encoding MKSMEEMIQAAQQAAETIQKQMNETQGKLDQLEVEGLSGGGLVKIRCSAKGRVIGVAIDDSLMVASEKPILEDLIAAAYNDARVKADSVANEELAKAQQGMGLPPGFKLPF
- a CDS encoding DUF418 domain-containing protein gives rise to the protein MVGEAADFGPVRGRARIDVIDVTRGIAILGILYMNIPFMGTNVTAWMNDIRRLSWSAADQVTWATIQIFWEGTQRGLFEMLFGAGVMVFTAKAMKPDDPVVVADLYYRRNLLLMLFGLLDIFVIAWIGDILLTYGLAALLLFPFRKAPPKALLAMGLAFAAISAIGWPGGGGVVGYNERVGKIHQAEVLERKQASGAKLSAEDKKTLEKWQEKRASLNLAKPPSPKAQAMIDAERKARDGWPHQYVLYSWFVWNKVFGDGNGTFFSVLEAVCGMFIGMALFKWGVIQGERSAGFYAALAIAAYAVGCGLRAWDVTQIFRFTLAPHSGWITGEFARLAVTLGHVGLINLLMKSGVGRGLLSPFKAVGRTAFSIYILTSIATLWFVFAPWGLGLWNRFGWAELALAATVIDIVMLVLANIWLRFYLSGPLEWVWRSLTYWKRQPFVRRTVSTSEVSAAA
- a CDS encoding DNA polymerase III subunit gamma/tau, producing MDDSRDMFGDTPPWDDDDRDDDAPDAAELEAAGQQSMFGDPEPAPEPKPSAAELEAAGQAAMFAEAPKPAPVPAQAEPFEAPAAKAPSGAPAQPYRVLARKYRPQTFAELIGQEAMVQTLANAIKRDRLAHAFLMTGVRGVGKTSTARLIAKALNCIGPDGQGGPTIDPCGKCEPCIAIAEGRHIDVIEMDAASHTGVDDVREIIEAVRYAAVSARYKIYIIDEVHMLSRNAFNALLKTLEEPPAHVKFLFATTEVDKLPVTVLSRCQRFDLRRIPAPMLAGHFANVCAKEGVEAEAEALAMVAAAAEGSVRDGLSILDQAIAHADLDGEGQVRADKVRDMLGLSDKSVQRKLIAAILDGKGGELLDLVAHQFALGVEPIALMRGLMELTHRVAVAQVSGSAEAHSTEEREAIEGWAKALRAGQIHRLWQLLLKGHDEVKSAPDPLVAAQMALLRIMHATDMPDPGALVRKLEEIAARAPAAPVVQDGGAAPSGPAASAPAAVSPRWEALVDDVEHAGEMSAANTMRMQVRVVELAPGILRYTQPPGFNEDIVGVLRGGLQAATGERWQVEKVSAEGAPTLVEVHEVKKAADADALRTSPLVEATLAAFPGAELIQEDRQAAIGGGGRNWRR
- the lon gene encoding endopeptidase La, which encodes MVVPLFVGREKSVAALEAAMAGDKDIFLLAQLDPGCDDPDRDDLYDTGVVASVLQLLKLPDGTVRVLVEGQDRARLETLRSETTEEGEMLVAGVELIEPTEAEGTEVAAMMRTVVDQFNEYAKLNKKLSQDAGEQLGDIEDAAKLADTVAAQLSAKVSDKQAVLSEADPLKRLEMVYSFMEGELGVLQVERKIRGRVKRQMEKTQREYYLNEQLKAIQSELGGGEGDEGNELQELAEKIEKTKLSKEAREKATTELKKLKSMQPMSAEATVIRNYLDVLLGLPWGKKSKLKRDISSAQEILDADHYALDKVKDRIVEYLAVQARTNKLKGPILCLVGPPGVGKTSLGKSIAKATGREFIRQSLGGVRDEAEIRGHRRTYIGSLPGKIVTNLRKAGKSNPLFLLDEIDKLGQDFRGDPASALLEVLDPEQNAKFQDHYLELDIDLSDVMFVCTANSLNLPQPLLDRMEIIRLEGYTEDEKVEIAERHLIRKQVEAHGLKKGEFTLTQDGLRDLIRYYTREAGVRTLEREVARLARKSLRQILEGKAKQVTITPENLAEFAGVRKFRHGVGEEEHQVGAVTGLAWTEVGGELLTIESVTVPGKGAIKATGKLGDVMNESISTAFSFVRARSPAYGIKPSVFHKKDIHIHLPEGAVPKDGPSAGIGMVTSIVSTLTGNPVRKDVAMTGEVTLRGRVLPIGGLKEKLLAALRGGITTVLIPEENRKDLAEIPDNVKQGLDIIPVSHVDEVLAKALTEPLTAIEWTEADELAAAPQPHQPSPAATAH